In the Paraflavitalea devenefica genome, one interval contains:
- a CDS encoding ion channel, which produces MSAIKRVNPSSNINDDTGFGSNTNNKGGRFVNRDGSFNLQKVGRPLRDRISIYHTMLHLPSWKFVTVIILFFIAINLLYTLVYFILGPGQFTGMLSTTDQWQVFKELYFFSTETFTTVGYGRVNPIGDGANFVASLESLNGFLSLAIFTGLIYGRFSKPRAYLAFSDNAVIAPYKDKTGLMFRFACYKDHHTLTDVEVKATIALLVQENSKAVYKFFDLPLERNKVQSLPMNWTVVHPIDEQSPLLGLTEQELKEADVELYVLVKGFDDVFSNIVLRRTSYTHQEIIFNRKFVPMYRETDTTTILEMHKLNETIEIK; this is translated from the coding sequence ATGTCTGCTATAAAACGCGTTAATCCTTCTTCTAATATTAACGACGATACTGGCTTCGGGAGCAACACCAACAACAAAGGAGGGCGCTTTGTCAACAGGGATGGTTCTTTCAACCTGCAAAAGGTCGGTCGACCATTGCGGGATAGGATCAGCATTTACCATACCATGTTGCACCTGCCTTCCTGGAAGTTTGTCACCGTGATCATCCTGTTCTTTATTGCTATTAACCTGCTATATACGCTCGTCTATTTCATATTGGGTCCGGGCCAGTTTACCGGCATGCTCAGCACTACCGATCAATGGCAGGTATTCAAAGAACTGTACTTTTTCAGTACCGAAACATTCACCACAGTAGGCTATGGACGTGTAAATCCGATAGGTGATGGAGCCAACTTTGTGGCATCCCTCGAATCCCTGAATGGCTTTTTATCCCTCGCTATCTTTACCGGCCTTATCTATGGGCGGTTTTCCAAACCACGCGCTTACCTGGCATTCAGTGACAATGCTGTTATTGCACCTTATAAAGATAAAACCGGGCTGATGTTCCGTTTTGCCTGCTACAAAGACCACCATACGTTAACTGATGTGGAAGTAAAAGCAACCATAGCCCTGCTGGTACAGGAGAACAGCAAAGCTGTTTATAAATTTTTTGATCTTCCGTTGGAACGCAATAAGGTACAAAGCCTTCCCATGAACTGGACAGTAGTGCACCCTATTGATGAGCAAAGCCCTTTACTGGGTTTAACAGAACAGGAACTAAAAGAAGCGGATGTGGAATTATATGTATTGGTAAAGGGATTTGACGATGTATTCTCCAATATTGTACTCAGGCGTACTTCCTATACCCACCAGGAGATCATATTCAACAGGAAATTTGTACCCATGTACCGGGAAACAGACACTACTACTATCCTGGAAATGCACAAACTGAATGAGACCATTGAGATAAAATAA
- a CDS encoding alpha/beta hydrolase — translation MNIRTKKLLVNTLIIITAFYVVICCLAYFLQEKLIFFPEKLSKDHRFRFDQPFQEMSFTMKDGKLVNGVLFKADSSRGLIFYLHGNAGSLDGWGEVATFYTDAGYDLFMLDYRGYGKSEGVISSQNQFYSDVQSVYDSIKTAYQEDSIIILGYSIGTGAATRLASRRKARMLLLQAPYYSLTHMMRSHYPFLPPFLLKYKFETNQFLPQCKMPVVLFHGDADEVISYESSVKLSKLFKEKDTLITLQGAGHNGMSERDDYREAFIQIVQRSF, via the coding sequence ATGAATATCCGCACAAAAAAACTATTGGTCAACACACTTATCATTATAACAGCCTTTTATGTAGTTATCTGCTGTCTGGCTTATTTCCTGCAGGAGAAGCTGATCTTCTTCCCGGAGAAGCTTTCAAAGGACCATCGCTTCAGGTTTGATCAACCCTTTCAGGAAATGTCATTTACGATGAAAGACGGCAAGTTGGTGAACGGGGTGTTATTCAAAGCTGATAGTTCCCGCGGACTTATTTTCTACCTGCATGGCAACGCCGGTTCGCTGGATGGCTGGGGTGAGGTGGCAACGTTTTACACAGATGCAGGATATGATCTTTTTATGCTGGACTACCGGGGATATGGAAAAAGCGAAGGAGTGATCAGCAGCCAAAACCAGTTCTATAGTGATGTTCAATCTGTTTATGACAGTATTAAAACTGCTTACCAGGAAGATTCAATCATTATTCTTGGATATTCCATTGGTACAGGCGCTGCTACCCGGCTGGCATCCCGGCGCAAAGCACGAATGTTGCTATTACAGGCTCCTTATTACAGTCTTACCCACATGATGCGAAGCCACTATCCGTTTTTGCCTCCTTTTCTCCTTAAATATAAGTTTGAAACCAATCAATTCCTCCCCCAATGTAAAATGCCTGTTGTGCTCTTCCATGGTGACGCCGACGAGGTGATATCCTATGAGTCATCTGTAAAATTAAGCAAGCTCTTCAAAGAAAAGGACACGTTAATTACCCTGCAAGGCGCCGGGCATAATGGAATGAGTGAACGCGATGATTACCGGGAGGCCTTTATACAAATAGTACAAAGATCATTCTGA
- a CDS encoding NmrA/HSCARG family protein, whose translation MRKIILVTGATGAQGGSIANALLQNKKFTIRILTRNVQSDSAKALQQAGAEIAAGDFDNIESLQQALKDVYGVFGVTNFWEHFGKEYQQGKNLIDAVKQAGIQHFVYSSLPDYNKLSGGRLPVPHCDMKAALKEYTKEMQLPATFVEIAFYYENFFSFFQLQKDEHDRFYFGFPQGDTKLSMVSVEDFGTVVASIFDHPQEYMGRTVGVVGEDLTCAEYAQIFSKVLERDVYFNYIPRDTYAAFGFSGAEELANMFEVQRLYIPQRQLDLIESYGLNPSMQRFESWVRKNKGAFMNRIDEQLRMVAG comes from the coding sequence ATGAGAAAGATCATTTTAGTAACCGGCGCTACCGGTGCACAAGGGGGAAGTATAGCCAACGCTTTACTGCAAAACAAGAAATTTACTATCCGTATTCTTACCAGGAATGTTCAGTCTGACAGCGCAAAAGCATTGCAACAGGCAGGAGCCGAAATAGCAGCAGGTGATTTTGATAACATCGAAAGCCTGCAGCAGGCTTTGAAAGATGTGTATGGTGTTTTTGGAGTTACCAACTTCTGGGAACATTTTGGAAAAGAATACCAGCAAGGCAAAAACCTTATTGATGCGGTGAAGCAGGCGGGCATTCAGCATTTTGTGTACAGCTCATTGCCCGATTACAATAAGTTGAGTGGTGGCAGGCTACCTGTTCCTCATTGCGATATGAAAGCCGCGTTAAAAGAGTACACGAAGGAAATGCAATTGCCGGCTACATTTGTCGAGATCGCATTTTATTATGAGAATTTCTTCAGTTTCTTCCAATTGCAAAAAGATGAACATGACCGTTTTTATTTTGGTTTTCCACAGGGAGATACCAAACTTTCTATGGTTAGTGTGGAGGATTTTGGCACTGTGGTAGCTTCCATTTTTGACCATCCCCAGGAATATATGGGTAGAACAGTAGGCGTGGTGGGTGAAGATCTGACTTGTGCAGAATATGCACAGATCTTTTCAAAGGTATTGGAGCGGGATGTCTATTTTAATTACATTCCCAGGGATACGTATGCCGCATTTGGATTCTCCGGCGCAGAAGAATTGGCCAACATGTTTGAAGTACAACGCCTGTACATTCCCCAACGACAATTGGATTTGATTGAAAGCTATGGATTAAACCCATCTATGCAAAGATTTGAAAGCTGGGTACGTAAGAATAAAGGAGCGTTTATGAATAGGATTGATGAACAGTTGAGAATGGTAGCCGGTTAA
- a CDS encoding RNA polymerase sigma factor: MSHESPQQVVEHLFRHESGKMMAVLTRVFGIHNLSMVEDVVQEAFLKAAQTWRYGQLPDNPAAWLMRVAKNKAIDIIRRQHLTRLYSEDLAQQLQAQADEAVETAAQFFLDTEIADSQLRMIFACCHPSLKEEDQIALTLKTISGFSTAEIARALVTNEATIQKRLYRAKQFLQEEHIALEIPIGNQLTERLEIVYAVLYLLFNEGYNSCKEDELIRRDCCVEAMRLVVLLSNHAVGNRPATFALLALMCFQASRFESRIGENNTIILLQHQDRNTWDKDLINKGFQYLNHSSQGQELTIFHIESAIAAEHCMAGSFEQTNWERMLYLYDLLLEQKPTALVKLNRAIVLAQLDQAGQALREIRQIEGIDKLLATQYLYSAVMGDLYSQVGDCINARKLLQQAHELTTSLAEKKLILEKINQLEKIHLS, encoded by the coding sequence GTGTCACACGAATCACCTCAGCAGGTTGTGGAGCATCTTTTCCGGCATGAATCCGGGAAAATGATGGCTGTGCTTACCCGTGTATTTGGTATACATAACCTCAGCATGGTGGAAGATGTGGTCCAGGAAGCATTCCTGAAAGCGGCACAAACCTGGCGTTATGGCCAGTTGCCCGATAACCCGGCAGCATGGCTCATGCGGGTAGCTAAAAACAAAGCCATTGACATCATCCGCCGGCAGCACCTGACACGTCTGTATTCAGAAGACCTCGCCCAACAACTACAGGCACAGGCCGATGAAGCAGTGGAGACAGCAGCGCAGTTTTTCCTCGATACTGAAATTGCCGACAGCCAGTTGCGTATGATCTTCGCCTGCTGCCATCCTTCCCTGAAAGAAGAAGACCAGATAGCGCTGACCTTAAAAACCATCTCCGGTTTCAGTACGGCAGAAATCGCCCGGGCTTTGGTAACCAACGAAGCCACCATCCAGAAACGGCTCTATCGAGCCAAACAATTCCTGCAGGAAGAACACATTGCTTTGGAGATTCCCATAGGCAACCAGCTCACAGAACGGCTGGAGATCGTGTATGCTGTATTATACCTGCTGTTTAATGAAGGGTATAACTCCTGTAAGGAAGATGAGCTGATACGCCGCGACTGCTGCGTGGAAGCCATGCGCCTGGTGGTCCTGCTGTCTAACCATGCGGTAGGCAACCGGCCGGCCACCTTTGCCCTGCTGGCCCTCATGTGTTTCCAGGCATCCCGCTTTGAAAGCCGCATAGGAGAAAACAATACCATCATCCTACTGCAACACCAGGACCGCAATACCTGGGATAAAGACCTTATCAACAAAGGCTTTCAATACCTCAATCATTCCTCGCAGGGACAGGAGCTGACCATCTTTCATATTGAATCGGCCATTGCAGCGGAACATTGCATGGCCGGCAGCTTCGAACAAACCAACTGGGAGCGCATGCTCTACCTCTATGACCTGTTGCTGGAACAAAAACCAACCGCACTGGTGAAGCTGAACCGCGCCATTGTACTGGCACAACTGGATCAGGCCGGACAAGCCCTCCGGGAGATCCGGCAAATTGAAGGCATTGACAAACTGTTGGCCACCCAATACCTGTACAGCGCCGTCATGGGCGACCTGTATAGCCAGGTGGGCGACTGCATCAATGCCCGTAAACTTCTACAGCAGGCGCATGAGCTCACCACTTCCCTCGCAGAAAAAAAGCTCATCCTGGAAAAGATCAATCAATTGGAGAAAATCCACCTCAGCTAA
- a CDS encoding YciI family protein produces MKEFMFIFKAPYYEDLNLSAQEAESNMYKWINWVKQLRSEGVYVEGRPLMKGGKIVSGKNAVATDGPFAESKELVGGYFIVKANNIEEAIKLTRGYPDFDINGSIEVREVMVVPKPAEA; encoded by the coding sequence ATGAAAGAGTTTATGTTCATTTTCAAAGCCCCCTATTATGAAGACCTGAATTTGAGCGCCCAGGAAGCGGAAAGCAATATGTACAAATGGATCAATTGGGTAAAGCAGCTCAGGAGCGAAGGCGTATATGTAGAAGGCCGCCCGCTGATGAAAGGAGGAAAGATCGTATCCGGTAAAAATGCCGTAGCAACGGATGGGCCTTTTGCAGAAAGCAAGGAACTCGTAGGCGGTTACTTCATTGTCAAGGCCAATAATATAGAGGAGGCCATAAAACTCACCAGGGGATATCCCGATTTCGACATCAATGGAAGCATAGAAGTACGGGAAGTAATGGTCGTGCCGAAACCAGCAGAAGCATAA